The following coding sequences lie in one Cannabis sativa cultivar Pink pepper isolate KNU-18-1 chromosome 5, ASM2916894v1, whole genome shotgun sequence genomic window:
- the LOC115717955 gene encoding expansin-A7-like, translating to MVSLGRSWPLIGFFLVVCILVGSKGATAAIYYRPSPWSNAHATFYGDETARETMGGACGYGNLFTNGYNTDTAALSTTLFNDGYACGQCFQIKCVNNAKACYSGFTTITATNICPPNWSKPSNNGGWCNPPRVHFDMSKPAFMRIAQWRAGIVPIMYRRVPCMRSGGLRFSFQGNGYWLLVYVMNVGGGGDISKMWVKGSKTNWISMSHNWGASYQAFSALGGQALSFRITSYTTKQTITLYNVAPSNWQVGKTYKGNANFK from the exons ATGGTTTCTTTAGGTCGTTCATGGCCTTTAATTGGCTTCTTCTTGGTGGTATGCATATTAGTCGGATCAAAGGGTGCAACTGCTGCCATCTATTATCGACCAAGTCCATGGTCCAATGCTCATGCTACATTTTATGGTGACGAAACCGCTAGAGAAACTATGG GAGGAGCATGTGGTTATGGTAACTTGTTTACCAATGGTTACAACACAGATACTGCTGCATTGAGCACAACACTATTTAACGATGGATATGCTTGTGGGCAATGCTTCCAAATTAAATGTGTTAATAATGCAAAAGCATGTTACTCAGGCTTCACCACAATCACTGCCACCAACATTTGCCCACCTAATTGGTCCAAACCTTCCAACAATGGTGGCTGGTGTAACCCTCCTAGGGTTCACTTCGACATGTCTAAGCCTGCTTTCATGAGAATCGCTCAATGGAGGGCTGGGATTGTTCCCATCATGTACCGCAG AGTGCCTTGCATGAGAAGTGGAGGGCTAAGATTTAGCTTCCAAGGAAATGGGTATTGGCTATTGGTGTATGTAATGAACGTAGGAGGAGGAGGTGACATATCCAAAATGTGGGTCAAAGGTAGCAAAACCAATTGGATCAGTATGAGCCATAACTGGGGAGCTTCCTACCAAGCTTTCTCAGCCCTTGGTGGCCAAGCTTTGTCCTTTAGAATCACTTCCTACACCACCAAACAAACCATTACACTTTACAATGTGGCACCCTCTAATTGGCAAGTGGGAAAGACTTACAAGGGTAATGCCAATTTCAAATAA